The following proteins come from a genomic window of Lycium ferocissimum isolate CSIRO_LF1 chromosome 4, AGI_CSIRO_Lferr_CH_V1, whole genome shotgun sequence:
- the LOC132052697 gene encoding uncharacterized protein At5g41620-like, translating into MSSSRSPSLQSDDNYSYQLMQTKGFDKGKDLSVSARKLASTLWDTNGILKDLKERSEVEIGRKERVLKSSKLDSEALQFSDPFHAPVSERRERSKMGSHRTRKHMKADLTHQNGCSMEVDQTQNHGQTLSRHQLKDVCHGLTTCKELLQVLSRVWNLKEQKSTSSSLFSAIATELDWLCDLVSKLIDENTHNDSEVDILLKKFEEEKMAWKIKEQDRIHAAITSVAREVKIEKKLRKQTERLNKKLGRELADTKASLSKAVKELEGEKRDREILEQMCDELARGLREDRAEMEELKRQSAKIREEVEMEQKMLQQADVMREERVQMKLSDAKYHFEEKNEVVDKLRNEFKAYLRSTKGQEQGSDLPNYETIDELERHLRETLPSTHHYQDKEKADEEVLIKEEDGEEGDSADSDLCSFELNMGDKKSHQWCNTLQNDPNRLLVSDKNTGWMSQSISLERETSDGIAWEFCVGEKENMKTVDRGISNFLNNGGTPDFSSHAWEKDHPDETERYKMIKDLCDRIISASRITSSQGFSSLNRNWGQQKLSSNDPYKVMVRALPSCREKLEGIP; encoded by the exons ATGAGTTCATCAAGATCACCTTCTCTGCAAAGTGATGATAATTATTCATACCAGCTTATGCAAACAAAGGGATTTGATAAAGGGAAAGACCTGTCGGTTTCAGCAAGAAAACTGGCTTCTACTCTATGGGATACTAATGGGATTTTGAAGGATTTGAAGGAGAGGagtgaagttgaaattggcAGGAAAGAAAGAGTTTTGAAGTCATCTAAATTGGATTCAGAAGCTCTGCAATTCTCTGATCCTTTTCATGCCCCTGTTTCTGAG AGAAGGGAGCGATCCAAAATGGGTAGTCATAGAACAAGAAAACATATGAAGGCTGATCTCACTCACCAAAATGGTTGCTCTATGGAG GTTGATCAGACACAAAATCATGGACAGACTCTAAGCAGACATCAGTTGAAGGATGTGTGTCATGGCCTTACGACATGTAAAGAGCTGCTGCAAGTTCTGAGTCGTGTCTGGAATCTCAAAGAGCAGAAATCTACAAGTTCATCCCTTTTCTCAGCTATAGCTACGGAGCTTGACTGGTTGTGCGATCTAGTTTCTAAATTGATAGACGAAAACACACATAACGATAGTGAAGTTGATATCCTcttgaagaagtttgaagaagaaaagatggCCTGGAAGATTAAAGAGCAAGACAGGATTCATGCTGCCATTACATCTGTAGCGAGGGAGGTCAAGATAGAGAAGAAGCTGAGGAAGCAAACTGAGAGATTAAATAAGAAGCTTGGTAGAGAATTGGCGGATACAAAGGCATCTCTCTCGAAGGCAGTCAAAGAACTTGAAGGCGAGAAAAGGGACAGAGAGATATTGGAGCAAATGTGTGATGAATTAGCCAGAGGTCTCAGAGAAGATAGAGCTGAGATGGAAGAATTGAAGAGACAATCTGCTAAAATTCGGGAAGAGGTGGAAATGGAACAGAAAATGCTTCAACAAGCTGATGTGATGCGCGAGGAAAGAGTTCAAATGAAACTTTCAGATGCCAAGTATCATTTCGAGgagaaaaatgaagttgttgATAAGTTAAGGAATGAATTTAAAGCCTATTTGAGATCCACAAAGGGCCAAGAACAAGGCAGTGATTTGCCTAATTATGAAACAATTGATGAGCTTGAGAGACATTTGAGAGAAACACTTCCAAGTACACACCATTACCAAGATAAAGAAAAGGCAGATGAGGAAGTActtattaaagaagaagatgGAGAAGAAGGTGATTCAGCTGATAGCGACCTTTGTTCCTTTGAATTAAACATGGGTGATAAGAAGAGCCATCAGTGGTGCAATACTCTACAGAATGATCCAAATAGATTGTTGGTTTCTGATAAAAATACAGGGTGGATGTCGCAAAGCATTTCCTTAGAAAGGGAAACTTCAGATGGCATAGCATGGGAATTCTGcgttggagagaaagaaaatatgaagactGTGGATAGAGGAATCTCAAACTTTCTTAACAATGGAGGAACACCAGACTTCTCTTCTCACGCTTGGGAAAAGGATCATCCGGATGAGACGGAGAGATATAAAATGATCAAGGATCTTTGCGACCGTATTATTTCTGCTTCAAGAATAACATCCTCTCAAGGGTTTTCTAGTCTAAACAGGAACTGGGGCCAACAGAAATTGTCTTCCAATGATCCTTACAAAGTGATGGTGAGGGCTTTGCCATCATGCAGGGAGAAACTTGAAGGAATACCATAG